The following nucleotide sequence is from Cryptococcus neoformans var. grubii H99 chromosome 5, complete sequence.
TCGAAAAGCCTGACGTTCTCTGAGAAGAACTGTCGCTTGCTCACCGATGTCATCAGATACATTCGGCATTTCGACATCGGTGACGGCATTCATGGCAGCTTTAGTGTTTCGCTGCAAAGTGCTCAGTTAAAACGATTAAACTTTTTTTTGAGGCCGCTGAACTAACCTGCTTCGCGATTCGAGAATCATGAGTGGAAAGTAAACTTCTTGTCTCAGTCATGAATTCTGTTCGCTCGGTCAGCTTATAAGAGGTCGAAGCCGATCGGTAGATTGCGTACCTCTGCGGTCAGCAACAGCTGCGGCGAATGCAATAAGATATGCCTCCACTATTTATCTTCAGCTGGTTGAAACCCATCAAAGTTTTCGAACCCGACTTACCCTCGCCTTGAGCCTTCAGTGCCTCGGCATAGTATTCGGCTTCAGGATTCTCAACTTCTTGACCTTGACCTTCCGGTACGTCCATCGGGTCGGCATCAATTGGTGAAGACAAAAGGTCGATGATCTTATTACGCCAGTTGAAAACCAATAAGGCACTGTCATCCAGGTTTCAGCAATATGACTGTCATTCACATATCAGATACTGACTTATCGTTCATAATCTTGAGCAGCGCATTGGCTTGCGATATTACATCGTGCGTCAAGATGCCACCTTTTCTCTTGAAATCTGTCGTCTGTAGCTCATTCACCTGAGCTACTGCCGGACCACGAGTTAGAGAGCCCTTCAGAAGGTCAACCGACATATTGGCAGTCTTTAGTGGCCGAGCGAGAATACTCTTTCTAATGGCATCTGCACGAGCGTATGCGTAAACTACGGTGACCATCAGTATGTTAGTGCGTTCCTAACATGAAACGACTGAATCCTttaccttctttttcctcgtccttctGTACATGCCGCACATCACCCTCAAAGAACCAACATTGATGAATGATAAGATCGAGTTCACGGATACTTTCCGATGAGCTGAATATTCGTTGAAACGGTGACTCACGTGTGTTTAGCTGTTTTGATAGCAAGGGCTCTCGCTTTTTCTTGTTGAGTTTGCTGTTTTTCTGAcatttcatcctcaaattccacgtcctcttcctcgtcatttCCATCACTCTCATCCAGTAATGCTTTTAGACGCTTCTGGGCAGTTTCCATGTGAGTTTCTGCAGCAGCTCTGGCTCGTTCATAAAGCTATGAAAATTAGCCAAAAATCCTCACTAGAGATGACTCACTGCTAGGGCTTGAAGGTGGCGCAGGTCGTTCTGATCATCCAATACTGTAAGTTGAGCTTGGCGAATCATCAGTCGCATCTGTAATGGCATTAGCTAATCTCATAGTCCCCTTATTTCATACGCACCTGCTGTCGAGCCTCGGAGGAGGTCTCTTGTAAGTGATCGTCCCGCATTTTCTCCAGGGCCTCCGACATTGTCATCAAGGTCCGTCCCAATCTCAGCCTTTGGTCTCCGCGCCCGGTGCCGGTCTGCATCTGCCCCACCTGAATGTGTGTACAGATCTGACGTAGACTCCGAAGAACGGTTTGGAACATGCTTCTATCCAAAACCCAGTCGTCTGGACGAGCTTCTCTGAAATTGGCTGGAAGATGGAGCCTTTCACGAGCTCTTTCAAGGGTGTCATTGTAATAGTGCAATTCAATCTCCGAAAGCTCGATAGGTACAACATATCGGGATTGGTGAGGCAAATTGAACTCGCCAGACGCTTCTTTCTTTGTAGTTCGTACCGTGAGGCTGCGGAAAAGACCCTCGAATGCAGGTCGCATAGAGGGCTGTTGCAGGCGGTGCCATAGACGATTGTCATTTGGAAGAACAGGTACGCGCAAGAATTTCAGCGACCCCATTAGGTCTTTGATATCCGATCGTGCAGGTGTACCAGAAACTGCTAGAGAATTTTTCCTTGGGATCAGAGAGACCATATTCCTGCCTTTTTACTCAGCTAATGTGCCGAAAATTGGCCCTCATAGATACCGAACTCACGCCGCATCCGTTTGGTCACCATGTAATTGAACTTCATCCATGATTACTCGCCACCATCTGCAAGCAGTCAGAGTTTATCCAATGTCGTATTTAGACCGCTCACTCTACCATGACCAGAGGACTTCTGGGACGGTCGTTCAATTGGTAGTTAGCAGTAGATCTACGACTTCTTGCTGGAACTGGTAATGCAAACTTCAGGTCTTGAGAGACTGGTTGTCGTTAGGTATCAAAGAGTTGCAACATCGGCGACATGGCACAAACTTACGGTCACTGGACCATGAGCATCAGCATAGAAAACAACACCGAGACTTCCTAGATTACTCACTGGTAGGTAGTAACGACAACGTCATGTGCCCTCACATAGCCTACGAATTGCCTCTGAGTCACTTGCAATgtcccctcctcctcttcatcgtccaggtcattctcttcatcactttCCTCTTTAATGGCAAGCCCGTCATTACTCTTGACATACTTTCTCCTTGTCTGACCTCTGAATGCAGCAGCTTTACGCTTTTTCTGTTCCAGCTCTTTGCGAGCACGTGCTTTGCGACGCGCATCACGTTGTTTTTCTACGCCCTGTTGCAAGGACTTCCAGCCCTCATAGACACATACACGGATTGTGGGAGCATGTCGTTGGATTTCAGCGACCCATTGTTTtagaagagagggaggcGTTACAATAAGAGTTGCCTGAGATTGAGGTCAGTTTATAACTTACGGAGGAGCAGCACGATGCAACCCACCGCAACTTCGGTAACTTCCAGTTGGGAATGCTCATCCCATGCTCGGCGTCCAGCAAAGGCAatattctccttctcaacccAATCTTTTACTTCCAAATCTTGAAGTCCAGGAATGCCTATCAATAGATTGATAGTTGGCACTGGTTGCTTGGCATTGTGAGCATGTGCACTAGACTGAGAAGTTCCAGTCGAAACAGGAGGAGCCATCGAAGGTATATTGCGAGGTGTAGAGAGGGGGTGTCTGTGTAAAGAAAGCAATGCAATAGCCTCGACAGTCTTACCAAGACCTGAAATCAAATAAGCGATGGAGTATGTGCCAATACTGTTTGTAACTTACCCATTTCTTCACAAAGCATTGTGCCACGTATACCGGTCAGATCCAGCAAAGTAGGTAATTTttgtctttcctcctcagTTATGCCCGACACATTGTGgtcgtcttcctcctcttcatacGCTCTTtgtttccctttcccttcgaTATCGGTATTGGCCGATTTTAAAGAATCGATTGGAACCATACTTCCAGTAATTCTTCGATACCCCAATTTACCAAAGCCGTTTCCCCACTCTAACCCTTTCCATAACCCATCGGGATCCCTTTTTGTCCAGACCGTCCCTTTACCGACTCCCTGAGCTCCCTCCCGTTCTAAAAGTAGTCTCACAGTTCGCATTTGGAAGGGCAAAAGTTTTGAGAGCATCTCTCTTGGTTGTAGCCGACTGGCAGGAAAGTTGAACGGAAGTTCAGGAGCTGGCTTTAGGCATGCGTAGAAGTTGCGAAGACCTGCAGCACGAGCTTCCGACTCGGATGCATACGTAGCAGCAGTAGGTGAAGGAATGATGGAGTGAAGAATGAAACCAAGCATGTCGTTGCCGATATCAGGTAGAGGATCGAAGATGAATGATATGTCCAAATGGACTTGAGAAACAATAAGCAGTTTAATCTCTGCCTTGTCCACTTCACCTCCCTCATCGGGGACCCAACATATATCAATTGCAGTCTGCATGTGGACACGTTTCTTATCGTCCCGATAGATGGCCCTTCGGGTAGTGTTAGCCCCTGGGTCAAGGGCAATGATCGTGTGTATCCAATGCTGCATATCCCAAGCAGTAGCTGAAGGCATCCATTCCTTTTGCTCAGCAATAGCCGGAAGTTCAAGTCTGGCTAAAGGATAACGGTCGCCGTGATTAGGAAGATAGAGGCAGGTTCCAACAGCCGAACTGGGTGTGTTCGCAAGGTTGGCAGGTTGGCGTATAAGACTGGCGGTTGACTGCACAAGCGACATGCGTTCCATAGATGGAACAACAAATGCAACCTGCTCCCGAATAGTTTGGAAGATTTCCCAAGCAGGGTTCGGTTCAGATTCCCTTCCATAGTACTCGATTTCGGCGTCCGGTGGCAGCAGGGTGGCCTCGATAGTGTTTGTATGCACATGAAAGCACGTAGGTGTAGGAAGGGCAACAGCTACGACCATAGTGGTGTCAATTGATTAATACTCGAGATATATAGCGTAAGGACTCACCATATCCACCTCCGGATTTATCTTTTCCCTTAACAACAAGGTCTACTGTTTTGGCTAGCTGGCTTAAGTCGTACTTCCGATGATTGAGCTCTAGCATGTACGAGCTGGTGGCGGGCCAGACATCGGACATGGCTGTTGTAGAGCGGCCGGCTAGCTTGGGTTAGAATTTTGGGCCAGCTCGAGCTAGATAACACTTAGATATGGCTAAGTAAGAGGACGGAGACAATGGATGAGCACGGGGAAAAGtagggagaaagagatagATGAGCAATGAGGAACGACTATCGCATTCAGGCGTAACAACAACAGgccaaaagagaaagacgaaGCCGCGGTGCCTCAACTTTCCCACGCTTGCATTCGGACATCTCCgcgccaaagaagaagattatATATTTAGATCAGtcgggaagaagaagaaaatgccAACGGATTCGGTTTCTTTTGCCCAGCCAGTGCTCGCAGATTGACTGATATGGGTTTATCATGAGTATGTACATACAACTATAATTCTTACAACTATTGGTGATGTGTCGTGGATCCCCAGTGCAGCAAGCCTTCCCCTCCCCACCTTGCTCGCGACAGTAAACCATCTCCTCTGTGATCGCCTCGCTGCTCTCTCACCGTTCTATCCCTATCGGTAGATacctcatctccatcaccatctGCATTCAATCCCAGAGCGCTTGCCGTTCCTGAGCTTGCACCATCGGCAAATCCTAAACCAAAGTTCTCGCGAATCGCACCCAGCTTGACAAGGCTGGCATAGGTCAAccggccttttccttcctctggTGAATTCTGACCACGATCACCTTGGCTTGGAACCGACCTTGATCGCGCGAAGGGAGCATTCCATGATGGTATCTTCCCCCGATCAAAACCTCTGGTAATGTTTGGACTTTGTTTCGGTAAGGTAGCGACCGTGTATAGAGGGGTAGATATTCCTCTATGCGCAAGGCACGAGCAAGAGCAGGCAGGGCAGGTCATGGGAGTGGTAACAGGAGATAAGAAATAGCGTTGAAAACATTTAGCGTGAAATTTGTGAGCACAGATTGTACAGCCCATAGATATGCCTGGTTTTGTAATCGACATTCAGCGTTTCAGTCCGTAATAAATCATGCAGCATCAATGACTGACCTTTGATAGGAACACGACAGTACGAGCATACAGCCTTTTGCGGTTGCCTATTACAGCTAGGACAGGTACCTGATGGTGTCCCAGAACATGGCACACAGACTTATCCGGAACTATCAGTTTGGGATCCCTATCAAGTTCGCTGTATTCTATAACGTACCACGTATTACTGACTGTCCTTCATCAATTTTTTCGGTCTCCCCAACTCCGGCCCTTACTATACCACTACTCTTTCCACTAGCAGCACTGACGGCTGCGGACGCTGAGCTAGTGATAAACCTGTAACTCAACAAGGTCATCCTGACACCCAACAGATGATGTCGCAGAAGGAAATCGGCATAAGACAGCTTCCATGCTTCACATAATGGCAACATATCTTGAGGCAACAAGGACGGGGTTGAGCTATTAAAAAAATTttgaaaaaagaaagaaagtcAGCTGCTACTGTTGTTGGACGTCATGCGGGAATGGTCAATCATACCTTTCATCCTTTGGAAAATCCAACCTGACTCCACCACTTCTCACCGCTACTCGCCTTTCGCCGTCAGGCGTGTTGGGCCCGGTAGTCACAGCACTGCCCAGACCACCGCCTACGTACCCAGTCGAAGACTGTGATCTGCCACCTCGGGCGATGGGCGATGCTGAGCCAAAAGACACCTTGTGAGATCGTGGTTCTCCACCGGTATATAATGATTTTTCGGGGCCCGAGCTACGTAGTGGAGTAACGATTGGTGGGGGGGACATTGATGATGTTGGGAAAGCCTTGGCTTTGTCGCCCGGAATAGGTTTGGGGCTGTCCGATTGTTTCAATGCGGGAATAGCCATCCCACTAGGCGAAGACTGTTCTTCATAACTCGTACCCAAAATCGTTCTAGAGAAAGGCATGTCACTGAAAGAGGTATGTTCTATGGGAGTGAGAGCACCGCGCAACGAAATTCCTGATGGGTTGAGAATTTGCGACCATCCCGAAGTTctgaaggatgatgagttGGTTGGGCTTACGGGAATGACAGAGCTTCCAGTACGACGTCGTACCGGGATGGTGTTGAGAGTCGGACGAGGGGGAGGGAAGCGGAGGTTGAAGTAATCTTGCAGAGGTGAATGGCTGGTCACCGACTCTGCAACAGGGGGGATATACATAGACCGAGTATACTCCAAAAGAATGCAGGAAAGGAGCGCCAGCATCTGAACATCCTTTTGGGCCATGAGATTGGTAAATCTAAAAACAATTCGTCAAGCCAAAGTCCAAAACCGGAGAGTTTACACGGTACTCACAGCCGATCGAccactctcttcttcctctccatccctttcTCCCAAATCAGTCTTTCTCTTCGAACACTCTCCTGTTTCTCGTCAAGCTGCGGCAACTGAGTATATGGCGGAGGGGGGTCAGCGAGAATACCTCTCACTGTCGCCCACACATCCGCATGATCCAGTCTCTTTGCCTCCAGTGCATAACTCATGTTTGCCTCTACCGACATGCCATACATCTTGGCGAGGTGTACATTGGGCTGACCGAGATACGATACGTCATGAATAGTCATCGTGGACCCAGCGGGAGGCGGCAGGGGAGACGATATCGGATCCAGACGACGAGCGCGGGGCTTGTATCGGAGGACAGCGCGCTGATGAGGGTTTTGCAAGCGAGTCAAGGCAGATATAGCCTTGAGCATGGGTGAAGGATTCTCTCGAGTCATTGAAGGTGATCGTGAAAAGTTGCGGGTTCGGGGAAGTGTAACTTGtttggggaagaagcagacCAGCTGGCCGTTGGGACCAAAGGTGGCACCGCACGTCTTTCTCAACATCAATTCGGGGATAACATcgtctctcctcttttcttcccctctttcaCTCTCCGAATCactttcctcatccataCCTCTACGTCTACCTTGTCTTTCATGAAGACCCAAGAGGTAGCCTGTTGTCTCAACTAGACATTGTTTGTTATGAGCTCGCATTTCTTTGATATTCATGACGATCGTTTGACGTGTGATCGGGGATACAGTCGGGTTAcgttcaagctcaaaaGTTGGGATCTCTGGGCCGTAAGGATAGTTTTGAGGGAAAGACCAATGGATACGCATGAATGCCTGCCGATCGCCGTTGGCCCACGGTCCTTGCATAGAAATCGTGAGTTTGTGATGGGCAAGATCTATCTGCGACAGTGCACATATCAATATCATACGATTAAGCGATCGATTTGATTGCACGTTACCTTTTCAAAGTTGATTTTTGGCCTGGGGTACATTCTGCTCACTGCAACGACTTCATCTTTCAAGTTCTTCCATTCTTGCCTGCCTTCTGGACTCGCCGATCTGCTATCTAGTCGGCTAGCTGCACGGCTTCCAGGACGTCTCGTCCGACTGACACTAGCCATTCTACTAGACATCAGACTTGACTCTGGACTAGGCGCGTTCTTGACGACCTTGGTAAGCCACTCGAGCTGGTCCATGGACCTGACCTTGTTACCACCACGAGTCATACCTGGTTGAGCTTCAGGTCTGGCTGACTTTTGACGAGTCAGGTTTGAAGGGTTGTGCGGGTGGAGATTGACGATGGGCGGTGGTAGACGTGGAGTGTCGATATCTATGTTGGACGGGTCTTTGGCATATGTGACATCTGGTGCGCCACGTCGAGATACAAGCATCTTGATGGGTGCCCCAAACTGCCATCCAACTCGCTCCTCCAGTTCTTTCGACACGGGCCATATCCTCAACGTCCTGTCCTTGGACCAGGTCACCAACTGGAATTCACGATCGTCGAAACTGGTGTCGTCTCCACCTCTCATACGCCATACAAAGTCTTTGACCACATTTTCGTGACCTGCAAAACGTTCGACGGGGGCAGGATCGTCCATACCGAACATTTCGAGAGCCTTCTCCCCTCGCTGGGGTAGCGCGAGTACGCCCCGGCCAAAGGGGAGGTTGCGCGCCCGCCAAACGGGGTAGTGGGTGGAAATGGTGTATGAcggagaggaaagagggggaagggaggagtGATAGACCATCGATGAGTCGGAAGAGCCACCCAGCTCGGGGACGCTCCAAAACTTGACAGTTTTATCGAGAGAGCATGTCACGAGTTTATGTCGATACTGGCGATCCCAGTCAATACCATATATCTTGGCGTCATGCGCATGGATAGTCGTCACGGGTACGGAACCCTTCTGCTCGTCGCGTCAGCCAGTTCGACATCAGTAATCAAGATTTCAACGCACTCTGTCGTCCCAAATGTGCACTATTTTCCCATGGGCTGTCGCGATGAGGTGATCGTGCCGTCTGTTCCACTTCACCTGAGTACCGGCTGCTCCCCAGTCACAAAGGCGCATGACCGGTCTGTCAAAGCATCTCAAGTCCCATCCCCGTATGCCGGCGTCCATGGAGACGGTCGCCATCAGGTTCGGATTGAGCGCATGCCAGTTGATATCTGTGATGGCTCTTGAATGGGCGTCAAAGGACTTGAGGAGAGGACGCGGCGCGGCGAGGTCCCACACTAGCAGCTTTTGCGAAGaggtggaaaggatgaggttGGAGGTGGCGGGATGGGGCGACCACTGGACACTGCGGCGGATGAGCACGCTTGCTCTCGGACGTGCACCTGTGTTGCTTACTCTGCGATCTGCCATGCGCCGCCCTGGGGCACGAACCTGGGCGCATTGTTGAGGTTTGCGAGGTCGAGGATGTAGAGGCCCTTCCTGGATGCGAGGCAGACGTCTCTGCTGCTGGGGCTGATTGAGATGGAGCCGACGGGCTGGTTCACGCTGACTGTGGCGCCCTCCTTGAACGGGTCGTCGTCCTCCTGCGCCCTGGCGGGGGCGACGCTGCGGGGCCAGAGCGCGGTGAGCGGCGACGGCTGGAACGGCGTGGACGACGCCGAGGAGCGCCTGGACGCGGTCAGTGCGGGGGAGATCGGCAGGGGGATGTTCGCCGGGGACAGCATCGGGGGGCGCAGAGTGATGTCGCTGTTGCGGACTCCCGAGTTGGGCGCATCCCGATTCCCCTCGGAACCTTATTTACACATCCGCACCTTATTTACACATCCACACCACCCTCGCATCCCCGtttctcctccccctcccccccgcCACACAGCCCAGGAGGCTCCACGCACATGCTCCCACTCCCAAACGCGAGCCGCAAGGGCCGTTCCAGCCCGTACTTCACCGCCGGCGCCGcccaccaccatctctcgtcctcccaGCAGATCCTCGCGACCCTCAGGTCTCGTACACGGCTCACCAACCTCGCGGCGACCCTGCTTGTGCTGGCACTCTCAGGCTCGCTCCTGCTCAACCTCAActttgtcttcttttcgCCCCGCTCCCCGCGGCATTCACCGGGCTACCCGTATTCCTACACAGCTGGCTCCGGATGGGACGACGCTGCAAGTCCAGAGCAGCTCGAGTCTCCGATCCCGCTGAGCATAGAGACTACCCTCGAGCGGGACCCGCGATACGCAGAGCTCGAGCATCTGATCATGGTCCCTGGACATGCCATCTGGCTCGGCCACGATGCGAACaatgtggaagaagacgacgactGGATACTGGAACCAATGCAGAAGGGCGGAAGCGTCAAAACGTATGTAAAGCATATCGAACGAGGCGTGGACGAGTTGAAAGCCGATCCGAAATCGCTACTCGTGTTCTCTGGGTACGTCCTCCTGCTCGGCCGTTCCCCAAGGGGTTTTCAAACAAGTGTGCTAACCGAGTGCCATGCAACAAAAAAGAGGCGCGACCAGACATCCTCCCTCGCCACCTATCCCCGAAGCTCTCTCCTACTATCGTCTAGCCATGGCGCTTTCGCTCATCCCCTCGACTTCCATCTCCGATTCTCCCAATACGTCTCCCATCCCTCTCAACTTGCGAACAGCCACAGAAGAATATGCTCTTGACAGCTATCAGAACTTGTTGTTCTCTATCGCCCGGTTCAAAGAAGTTACC
It contains:
- a CDS encoding E3 ubiquitin-protein ligase SHPRH, which codes for MSDVWPATSSYMLELNHRKYDLSQLAKTVDLVVKGKDKSGGGYAVALPTPTCFHVHTNTIEATLLPPDAEIEYYGRESEPNPAWEIFQTIREQVAFVVPSMERMSLVQSTASLIRQPANLANTPSSAVGTCLYLPNHGDRYPLARLELPAIAEQKEWMPSATAWDMQHWIHTIIALDPGANTTRRAIYRDDKKRVHMQTAIDICWVPDEGGEVDKAEIKLLIVSQVHLDISFIFDPLPDIGNDMLGFILHSIIPSPTAATYASESEARAAGLRNFYACLKPAPELPFNFPASRLQPREMLSKLLPFQMRTVRLLLEREGAQGVGKGTVWTKRDPDGLWKGLEWGNGFGKLGYRRITGSMVPIDSLKSANTDIEGKGKQRAYEEEEDDHNVSGITEEERQKLPTLLDLTGIRGTMLCEEMGLGKTVEAIALLSLHRHPLSTPRNIPSMAPPVSTGTSQSSAHAHNAKQPVPTINLLIGIPGLQDLEVKDWVEKENIAFAGRRAWDEHSQLEVTEVAATLIVTPPSLLKQWVAEIQRHAPTIRVCVYEGWKSLQQGVEKQRDARRKARARKELEQKKRKAAAFRGQTRRKYVKSNDGLAIKEESDEENDLDDEEEEGTLQVTQRQFVGYVRAHDVVVTTYHDLSQDLKFALPVPARSRRSTANYQLNDRPRSPLVMVEWWRVIMDEVQLHGDQTDAANMVSLIPRKNSLAVSGTPARSDIKDLMGSLKFLRVPVLPNDNRLWHRLQQPSMRPAFEGLFRSLTVRTTKKEASGEFNLPHQSRYVVPIELSEIELHYYNDTLERARERLHLPANFREARPDDWVLDRSMFQTVLRSLRQICTHIQVGQMQTGTGRGDQRLRLGRTLMTMSEALEKMRDDHLQETSSEARQQMRLMIRQAQLTVLDDQNDLRHLQALALYERARAAAETHMETAQKRLKALLDESDGNDEEEDVEFEDEMSEKQQTQQEKARALAIKTAKHTIRELDLIIHQCWFFEGDVRHVQKDEEKEVYAYARADAIRKSILARPLKTANMSVDLLKGSLTRGPAVAQVNELQTTDFKRKGGILTHDVISQANALLKIMNDNALLVFNWRNKIIDLLSSPIDADPMDVPEGQGQEVENPEAEYYAEALKAQGEVEAYLIAFAAAVADRREFMTETRSLLSTHDSRIAKQRNTKAAMNAVTDVEMPNVSDDIGEQATVLLRERQAFRDARMNEGCERPLKGLLMDLNAIIHGQHRHEEIEMAKSMASMLKKYIAEQTELVEKLNKELDMFRATFNRRVVYFASLQEISDSVTAPEFKDLGKDIHVVAKEVNELEVKLAKMAVKGRYLHYLGTKQHEEEDIREDCIICFGSSDDNQAVLLQCGHYFCLSCYREYRKTPGGRKCPSCRIKISDKEIQRIKLNPARAEAADPLGKQPQESSIQTLAPAVSVSLNEAEEDTTPEELEQLRRSADLERLRMMDVERRRAVIMMDMMGEYGSKINFLIKHLLYYKSTEPDARHVIFSNWSDSLNIVMQALRLNGISFASFDQGKKQKDVVDQFLKDESISVFLLHAERESSGLTLTSCRVVHLLEPVLRHSFELQAIGRVDRLGQEKETSVFCYATMDTVESRILSQGVRNGTSIYLADDTADQVVAEMPNVASAAHKGGDVAAGGNEEDLLGLIL
- a CDS encoding E3 ubiquitin-protein ligase SHPRH, variant, yielding MSDVWPATSSYMLELNHRKYDLSQLAKTVDLVVKGKDKSGGGYAVALPTPTCFHVHTNTIEATLLPPDAEIEYYGRESEPNPAWEIFQTIREQVAFVVPSMERMSLVQSTASLIRQPANLANTPSSAVGTCLYLPNHGDRYPLARLELPAIAEQKEWMPSATAWDMQHWIHTIIALDPGANTTRRAIYRDDKKRVHMQTAIDICWVPDEGGEVDKAEIKLLIVSQVHLDISFIFDPLPDIGNDMLGFILHSIIPSPTAATYASESEARAAGLRNFYACLKPAPELPFNFPASRLQPREMLSKLLPFQMRTVRLLLEREGAQGVGKGTVWTKRDPDGLWKGLEWGNGFGKLGYRRITGSMVPIDSLKSANTDIEGKGKQRAYEEEEDDHNVSGITEEERQKLPTLLDLTGIRGTMLCEEMGLGKTVEAIALLSLHRHPLSTPRNIPSMAPPVSTGTSQSSAHAHNAKQPVPTINLLIGIPGLQDLEVKDWVEKENIAFAGRRAWDEHSQLEVTEVAATLIVTPPSLLKQWVAEIQRHAPTIRVCVYEGWKSLQQGVEKQRDARRKARARKELEQKKRKAAAFRGQTRRKYVKSNDGLAIKEESDEENDLDDEEEEGTLQVTQRQFVGYVRAHDVVVTTYHDRKSPLVMVEWWRVIMDEVQLHGDQTDAANMVSLIPRKNSLAVSGTPARSDIKDLMGSLKFLRVPVLPNDNRLWHRLQQPSMRPAFEGLFRSLTVRTTKKEASGEFNLPHQSRYVVPIELSEIELHYYNDTLERARERLHLPANFREARPDDWVLDRSMFQTVLRSLRQICTHIQVGQMQTGTGRGDQRLRLGRTLMTMSEALEKMRDDHLQETSSEARQQMRLMIRQAQLTVLDDQNDLRHLQALALYERARAAAETHMETAQKRLKALLDESDGNDEEEDVEFEDEMSEKQQTQQEKARALAIKTAKHTIRELDLIIHQCWFFEGDVRHVQKDEEKEVYAYARADAIRKSILARPLKTANMSVDLLKGSLTRGPAVAQVNELQTTDFKRKGGILTHDVISQANALLKIMNDNALLVFNWRNKIIDLLSSPIDADPMDVPEGQGQEVENPEAEYYAEALKAQGEVEAYLIAFAAAVADRREFMTETRSLLSTHDSRIAKQRNTKAAMNAVTDVEMPNVSDDIGEQATVLLRERQAFRDARMNEGCERPLKGLLMDLNAIIHGQHRHEEIEMAKSMASMLKKYIAEQTELVEKLNKELDMFRATFNRRVVYFASLQEISDSVTAPEFKDLGKDIHVVAKEVNELEVKLAKMAVKGRYLHYLGTKQHEEEDIREDCIICFGSSDDNQAVLLQCGHYFCLSCYREYRKTPGGRKCPSCRIKISDKEIQRIKLNPARAEAADPLGKQPQESSIQTLAPAVSVSLNEAEEDTTPEELEQLRRSADLERLRMMDVERRRAVIMMDMMGEYGSKINFLIKHLLYYKSTEPDARHVIFSNWSDSLNIVMQALRLNGISFASFDQGKKQKDVVDQFLKDESISVFLLHAERESSGLTLTSCRVVHLLEPVLRHSFELQAIGRVDRLGQEKETSVFCYATMDTVESRILSQGVRNGTSIYLADDTADQVVAEMPNVASAAHKGGDVAAGGNEEDLLGLIL
- a CDS encoding vacuolar membrane protein, whose protein sequence is MLSPANIPLPISPALTASRRSSASSTPFQPSPLTALWPRSVAPARAQEDDDPFKEGATVSVNQPVGSISISPSSRDVCLASRKGLYILDLANLNNAPRFVPQGGAWQIADVQWSPHPATSNLILSTSSQKLLVWDLAAPRPLLKSFDAHSRAITDINWHALNPNLMATVSMDAGIRGWDLRCFDRPVMRLCDWGAAGTQVKWNRRHDHLIATAHGKIVHIWDDRKGSVPVTTIHAHDAKIYGIDWDRQYRHKLVTCSLDKTVKFWSVPELGGSSDSSMVYHSSLPPLSSPSYTISTHYPVWRARNLPFGRGVLALPQRGEKALEMFGMDDPAPVERFAGHENVVKDFVWRMRGGDDTSFDDREFQLVTWSKDRTLRIWPVSKELEERVGWQFGAPIKMLVSRRGAPDVTYAKDPSNIDIDTPRLPPPIVNLHPHNPSNLTRQKSARPEAQPGMTRGGNKVRSMDQLEWLTKVVKNAPSPESSLMSSRMASVSRTRRPGSRAASRLDSRSASPEGRQEWKNLKDEVVAVSRMYPRPKINFEKIDLAHHKLTISMQGPWANGDRQAFMRIHWSFPQNYPYGPEIPTFELERNPTVSPITRQTIVMNIKEMRAHNKQCLVETTGYLLGLHERQGRRRGMDEESDSESERGEEKRRDDVIPELMLRKTCGATFGPNGQLVCFFPKQVTLPRTRNFSRSPSMTRENPSPMLKAISALTRLQNPHQRAVLRYKPRARRLDPISSPLPPPAGSTMTIHDVSYLGQPNVHLAKMYGMSVEANMSYALEAKRLDHADVWATVRGILADPPPPYTQLPQLDEKQESVRRERLIWEKGMERKKRVVDRLFTNLMAQKDVQMLALLSCILLEYTRSMYIPPVAESVTSHSPLQDYFNLRFPPPRPTLNTIPVRRRTGSSVIPVSPTNSSSFRTSGWSQILNPSGISLRGALTPIEHTSFSDMPFSRTILGTSYEEQSSPSGMAIPALKQSDSPKPIPGDKAKAFPTSSMSPPPIVTPLRSSGPEKSLYTGGEPRSHKVSFGSASPIARGGRSQSSTGYVGGGLGSAVTTGPNTPDGERRVAVRSGGVRLDFPKDESSTPSLLPQDMLPLCEAWKLSYADFLLRHHLLGVRMTLLSYRFITSSASAAVSAASGKSSGIVRAGVGETEKIDEGQSVIRVCVPCSGTPSGTCPSCNRQPQKAVCSYCRVPIKGISMGCTICAHKFHAKCFQRYFLSPVTTPMTCPACSCSCLAHRGISTPLYTVATLPKQSPNITRGFDRGKIPSWNAPFARSRSVPSQGDRGQNSPEEGKGRLTYASLVKLGAIRENFGLGFADGASSGTASALGLNADGDGDEVSTDRDRTVREQRGDHRGDGLLSRARWGGEGLLHWGSTTHHQ
- a CDS encoding cytoplasmic protein is translated as MLPLPNASRKGRSSPYFTAGAAHHHLSSSQQILATLRSRTRLTNLAATLLVLALSGSLLLNLNFVFFSPRSPRHSPGYPYSYTAGSGWDDAASPEQLESPIPLSIETTLERDPRYAELEHLIMVPGHAIWLGHDANNVEEDDDWILEPMQKGGSVKTYVKHIERGVDELKADPKSLLVFSGGATRHPPSPPIPEALSYYRLAMALSLIPSTSISDSPNTSPIPLNLRTATEEYALDSYQNLLFSIARFKEVTGNWPRKITVVGYGMKRMRFENLHRAALRFPSSAFHYIGIDDAGDTSAHYAGELKYGYLPFLASPSGCHPPLSIKRLLRNPYARYHPYFTSCPELAGLFEWCPAIQSIKGEETWEGRNSEVGMGYPGRVPWDDDKEQVTWDRERD